One Dunckerocampus dactyliophorus isolate RoL2022-P2 chromosome 18, RoL_Ddac_1.1, whole genome shotgun sequence genomic region harbors:
- the arhgdig gene encoding rho GDP-dissociation inhibitor 3 isoform X2, which produces MLDKKDLALEEEEDERNLNYNPPAQKSLQEIQDLDKDDDSLVKYKQTLLGTKPMVAGVSGPNVQVTKLTLLCNEAPGPIAIDLTGDLNSLKEKTFALKEGVKYRLKIHFKVNREIVAGLKYHHVSYRKGIKVDRVSYMVGSYCPREEEHEFVCPADETPQGLVSRGLYQIKSCFTDDDKNVYSAWDWNLELKKDWDE; this is translated from the exons ATGCTGGACAAGAAGGATTTGGctttggaggaggaagaggacgagAGAAACCTCAACTACAATCCTCCAGCCCAGAAGTCTTTGCAGGAGATTCAGGACCTAGACAAAGATGACGACAGTCTGGTGAAATATAAGCAGACGCTGCTGGGGACGAAGCCAATGgtggcag GTGTCTCTGGTCCAAATGTCCAGGTGACCAAGCTGACCCTGTTGTGTAATGAGGCCCCGGGACCGATTGCCATCGACCTAACAG GAGACCTGAACAGCCTGAAGGAGAAGACATTCGCCCTGAAAGAAGGCGTCAAATACAGGCTAAAAATTCACTTTAAG gtgAACAGAGAAATTGTCGCAGGCTTGAAGTACCATCATGTGAGCTACAGAAAAGGAATAAAAG TGGACAGGGTGTCCTACATGGTGGGGAGCTACTGTCCCCGTGAGGAGGAGCATGAGTTTGTGTGCCCCGCTGATGAGACACCTCAAGGCTTGGTGTCACGCGGCCTCTATCAGATCAAGTCCTGCTTCACCGACGACGACAAGAACGTCTATTCGGCCTGGGACTGGAACCTGGAGCTGAAGAAGGACTGGGACGAGTAG
- the arhgdig gene encoding rho GDP-dissociation inhibitor 3 isoform X1 — protein sequence MLGLDVCEFGGQVLELLWLTMCYRGFMLDKKDLALEEEEDERNLNYNPPAQKSLQEIQDLDKDDDSLVKYKQTLLGTKPMVAGVSGPNVQVTKLTLLCNEAPGPIAIDLTGDLNSLKEKTFALKEGVKYRLKIHFKVNREIVAGLKYHHVSYRKGIKVDRVSYMVGSYCPREEEHEFVCPADETPQGLVSRGLYQIKSCFTDDDKNVYSAWDWNLELKKDWDE from the exons ATGCTGGGATTAGACGTGTGTGAGTTTGGGGGTCAGGTGCTGGAGCTGCTGTGGCTAACTATGTGCTACAGAG GTTTCATGCTGGACAAGAAGGATTTGGctttggaggaggaagaggacgagAGAAACCTCAACTACAATCCTCCAGCCCAGAAGTCTTTGCAGGAGATTCAGGACCTAGACAAAGATGACGACAGTCTGGTGAAATATAAGCAGACGCTGCTGGGGACGAAGCCAATGgtggcag GTGTCTCTGGTCCAAATGTCCAGGTGACCAAGCTGACCCTGTTGTGTAATGAGGCCCCGGGACCGATTGCCATCGACCTAACAG GAGACCTGAACAGCCTGAAGGAGAAGACATTCGCCCTGAAAGAAGGCGTCAAATACAGGCTAAAAATTCACTTTAAG gtgAACAGAGAAATTGTCGCAGGCTTGAAGTACCATCATGTGAGCTACAGAAAAGGAATAAAAG TGGACAGGGTGTCCTACATGGTGGGGAGCTACTGTCCCCGTGAGGAGGAGCATGAGTTTGTGTGCCCCGCTGATGAGACACCTCAAGGCTTGGTGTCACGCGGCCTCTATCAGATCAAGTCCTGCTTCACCGACGACGACAAGAACGTCTATTCGGCCTGGGACTGGAACCTGGAGCTGAAGAAGGACTGGGACGAGTAG